A single genomic interval of Puntigrus tetrazona isolate hp1 chromosome 1, ASM1883169v1, whole genome shotgun sequence harbors:
- the cdkn2a/b gene encoding cyclin-dependent kinase 4 inhibitor B isoform X2, translating to MWIIFAVAYPVDDYLLSLLPVKAKSFSGLMIKMMHAEDELTKAAATGNTSRVQFLLSNGVDANGVNKFGRTPIQVVMMGNTPLAHLLLEHGADPNVPDPRTGSTPLHDAARTGFTDTVRLFVRFNADPNATDHFNLRPVDVARQTGHMDVVEFLTSI from the exons atgTGGATTATTTTCGCAGTAGCTTATCCAGTAGATGATTATTTATTATCGCTTCTACCTGTCAAAGCGAAATCCTTCAGTGGACTGATGATAAAAATGATGCATGCCGAGGATGAACTGACCAAAGCAGCCGCGACTGGAAATACTTCCCGTGTTCAGTTTTTACTGTCTAACGGAGTCGATGCGAACGGCGTTAACAAATTCGGGAGAACACCTATACAG GTGGTGATGATGGGAAACACACCTCTGGCTCACCTGCTGCTGGAACACGGAGCAGATCCTAATGTTCCTGACCCCAGAACAGGAAGCACTCCTTTGCACGACGCGGCCAGAACCGGCTTCACCGACACCGTGCGGCTCTTCGTTCGCTTTAACGCCGACCCCAACGCGACAGATCACTTCAATTTACGACCCGTGGATGTGGCACGGCAGACTGGCCACATGGACGTGGTCGAATTTCTCACTAGTATTTAA
- the cdkn2a/b gene encoding cyclin-dependent kinase 4 inhibitor B isoform X1 — translation MWIIFAVAYPVDDYLLSLLPVKAKSFSGLMIKMMHAEDELTKAAATGNTSRVQFLLSNGVDANGVNKFGRTPIQIARVLSPQVVMMGNTPLAHLLLEHGADPNVPDPRTGSTPLHDAARTGFTDTVRLFVRFNADPNATDHFNLRPVDVARQTGHMDVVEFLTSI, via the exons atgTGGATTATTTTCGCAGTAGCTTATCCAGTAGATGATTATTTATTATCGCTTCTACCTGTCAAAGCGAAATCCTTCAGTGGACTGATGATAAAAATGATGCATGCCGAGGATGAACTGACCAAAGCAGCCGCGACTGGAAATACTTCCCGTGTTCAGTTTTTACTGTCTAACGGAGTCGATGCGAACGGCGTTAACAAATTCGGGAGAACACCTATACAG atTGCACGTGTTTTGAGCCCGCAGGTGGTGATGATGGGAAACACACCTCTGGCTCACCTGCTGCTGGAACACGGAGCAGATCCTAATGTTCCTGACCCCAGAACAGGAAGCACTCCTTTGCACGACGCGGCCAGAACCGGCTTCACCGACACCGTGCGGCTCTTCGTTCGCTTTAACGCCGACCCCAACGCGACAGATCACTTCAATTTACGACCCGTGGATGTGGCACGGCAGACTGGCCACATGGACGTGGTCGAATTTCTCACTAGTATTTAA